A single window of Ananas comosus cultivar F153 linkage group 17, ASM154086v1, whole genome shotgun sequence DNA harbors:
- the LOC109723086 gene encoding vacuolar amino acid transporter 1 produces the protein MSGANAKSEKANNSWWSRFAFERTSMQCNQVASESVHGARLAAAELAGCAACEEESKLCECREVNRLAGYETEQHHSKPNSSFAHSVINMIGMLIGLGQLSTAYALENGGWATAFLLVGLGLVCAYTAHVLGRCLDADPSGGAKSYQDLGAVAFGSKGRNLAAAFIYLEIFLALVAYTISLNDNLPLLFPSAHLHLHLPWLRHVSPRQLLTVAAVMLAVPSLWLRDLSSISFLSFAGILTSLLIFATVGWTAAFGGIRADHVIPALRVGKIPAISGLYAFSYAGHIVFPNIYTAMKDPSKFTKVSITSFTIVTILYTALAFTGAKLFGPGVSSQITLGMPPHLAATKIALWATVLTPMTKYALEFAPFAIQLERSLPSSMSSRTRMLVRGAVGSALLILILLLALSVPYFEYVLSLTGSLVSVGISLVFPCVFYLKICRGSVSRSIVVLNAAIIIVGIVLGVVGTISSSKSLILSIQKGCSS, from the exons ATGTCGGGCGCGAACGCGAAGTCGGAGAAGGCTAATAACTCGTGGTGGTCGCGATTCGCGTTTGAGCGCACGTCGATGCAGTGCAACCAAGTTGCTAGCGAGAGCGTGCATGGTGCGCGGCTCGCCGCGGCGGAGCTCGCGGGTTGTGCTGCTTGCGAGGAGGAGAGTAAGCTGTGCGAGTGCAGAGAGGTAAACCGACTCGCGGGCTACGAGACTGAGCAGCACCACAGCAAGCCGAACAGCTCCTTTGCTCACTCAGTGATCAACATGATAGGAATGCTCATAG GTTTGGGCCAGCTCTCGACGGCATACGCCCTCGAAAACGGGGGCTGGGCCACGGCCTTCTTGCTGGTGGGCCTGGGCCTGGTCTGCGCCTACACGGCCCACGTTCTCGGGCGGTGCCTCGACGCCGACCCCAGCGGCGGCGCCAAGTCGTACCAGGACCTCGGCGCCGTCGCCTTCGGATCCAAGGGCCGGAACCTCGCTGCGGCGTTCATCTACTTGGAGATTTTCCTGGCCCTCGTGGCCTACACCATCTCCCTCAACGACAACCTCCCCCTCCTATTCCCCAGCgcccacctccacctccacctccccTGGCTGCGCCACGTGTCCCCCCGGCAGTTACTGACCGTTGCGGCGGTTATGTTGGCGGTTCCGAGCCTGTGGCTGCGGGACCTGTCGTCCATCTCGTTCCTGTCGTTCGCGGGAATCTTGACGTCGCTGCTGATCTTCGCGACCGTCGGATGGACCGCCGCCTTCGGTGGGATTCGCGCCGATCACGTCATTCCCGCCCTGAGGGTGGGAAAGATTCCCGCCATCTCGGGGCTCTACGCGTTTAGCTATGCGGGGCATATTGTGTTCCCCAATATTTACACGGCCATGAAGGACCCTTCCAAGTTCAccaag GTCTCGATCACAAGCTTCACGATAGTGACCATCCTCTACACGGCTCTCGCCTTCACGGGCGCGAAGCTCTTCGGCCCCGGCGTGAGCTCGCAGATAACCCTGGGCATGCCGCCGCACCTAGCCGCGACCAAGATCGCTCTGTGGGCAACCGTGCTCACCCCCATGACCAAATACGCGCTTGAGTTTGCACCCTTTGCGATCCAGCTCGAGCGCAGCCTCCCCTCCTCCATGTCCTCCCGCACCCGCATGCTCGTTCGCGGCGCCGTCGGCTCCGCCTTGCTCATTTTGATCCTCCTGCTGGCTCTCTCCGTGCCCTACTTCGAGTACGTGCTTAGCCTCACGGGGTCTCTAGTGAGTGTCGGGATATCCCTGGTGTTTCCCTGCGTTTTCTACCTAAAGATATGTCGCGGGAGCGTGTCGAGGTCAATTGTGGTGCTAAATGCGGCGATTATTATTGTTGGCATAGTTCTTGGAGTGGTAGGGACTATCTCTTCTTCTAAGTCCCTTATTCTAAGTATTCAGAAAGGTTGTTCATCTTGA